In the Mesorhizobium sp. M1D.F.Ca.ET.043.01.1.1 genome, AATAGATGAGCAGAATTAGCACGAGTTCTGGCACCGCTCGGATGAGGGTGGTGTAGACTTGAAGCAAATCGCGGAGCACATGTCCACCATAGAGCTTGCCGTATGCACCGCCAGTGCCAATAAGGAGTCCCAAGGAAAAGGCTCCGACGCCGATCTCGACTGAATTAATGAATCCGCGCAGCAGATTTCCGCCCCATCCAGGCGGCGCAGGTGCAAGCAACTCGAAAATGCCGGTCTGAGCCAGCGGCAAAAATAGATAGTCGATCATAAGCGCTTCCCTTAACAGCATTGAGAATTACCCTCACCAAAACCTGGCGTTCACTGGTGTGCGAGGAAGGACGCTGTCCTCTCTCCCGTCTGGGAGGAAAGGTGACTGGGCGTGAATTTGTCAGGAAAATTTCACCAAGGAAAAAGTGTCTTCAGCCCCCATAGATGTCGAAATCGAAATACTTCTTCGTAATCTCGTCGTACTTACCGTTTGCACGAATTCCCTTGATCGCAGCGTTGATCTTTTCCTTGAGCGCGGTGTCTCCTTTGCGCAGACCCGCCCCGACGCCCGGCGCCATAATATCAGGATCATTCGCAACCTTGCCTTTAATCTCGCAGCAAGCCTTGCCCTGTTCAGTTTTCATGAATTGATCAATGGTAAGCGGGCTGGCGAGAATGGCGTCGATCCTGCCGGCGACTAGGTCCTGATTGATCTCATCCTGTGTCTGGTACGTTTTCATTTCGGCCAACCTGTCTTTGAAATGCTTGCTTGCGTAGACTTCGGCATTGGTAGAGACTTGAATTCCGAGAATCTTGCCCTTGAGGCCTTCAGGGGTAGGATCCATCGCAACGCCCTTTGGGGCGGCAATCGTGTATCCGCTGTCACTAAAGTACTTGTCGGAGAAGTCGATCGTCTTTTTGCGCTTCTGTGTGATTGACATCCCGGCCATGATGACATCGATTTTCTTGGACGTCAGAGAAGGAATGATCCCGTCCCAAGCAACGGGGGTGACGGCGCAGTCGAATTTTGCCTCGGCGCAGATCGCGTTAATGATTTCAATCTCCCAGCCGACCCATTTTCCTGAGGCGTCCAGGGACGCGAACGGTGGGGAAGGCTCTGCAGCGATTCCAACCTTCACCTGCTCCGCTTGCGCCATCAAAGTCGATGCGCAAAGGATTGCTGCTGCTGTCAAAATTTTAGAAAGTACATTCATGATTGTTCCCCTTTACAGGTATTCGCTGGTTTTCCATTCGCTACCTTACTCTGCGGATGAACTGTTGAAGCCTCTCCGATTTCGGCGATCCGAATATTGCTTCCGGTGGCCCTTCTTCCTCGACGCGGCCCTCGTGGAGAAAGACCACGTGGGTAGCGACTTCCCGGGCAAATTTCATTTCGTGCGTGACCAGGATCATGGTGCGACCTTCACGAGCCAAACCGCCAATGACGCCGAGCACCTCGCCGATGAGTTCAGGATCGAGTGATGAAGTTGGTTCGTCGAAGAGCATGACACGTGGCTGGACCGCAAG is a window encoding:
- a CDS encoding transporter substrate-binding domain-containing protein, which gives rise to MNVLSKILTAAAILCASTLMAQAEQVKVGIAAEPSPPFASLDASGKWVGWEIEIINAICAEAKFDCAVTPVAWDGIIPSLTSKKIDVIMAGMSITQKRKKTIDFSDKYFSDSGYTIAAPKGVAMDPTPEGLKGKILGIQVSTNAEVYASKHFKDRLAEMKTYQTQDEINQDLVAGRIDAILASPLTIDQFMKTEQGKACCEIKGKVANDPDIMAPGVGAGLRKGDTALKEKINAAIKGIRANGKYDEITKKYFDFDIYGG